Proteins encoded together in one Anguilla anguilla isolate fAngAng1 chromosome 9, fAngAng1.pri, whole genome shotgun sequence window:
- the LOC118236431 gene encoding olfactory receptor 52K2-like, protein MENVSYVPLKQPIVFTVEGFIITRQQGYPLFVACLIVYAMMLLGNITVVAVIAVDAKLHKPMYMMMCNLAACDLLGGTTVMAQLMPHFLTGDNTIGYVAAIVQAFCVHTYSLAVTTILTAMAYDRYVAICQPLHYHTIMTTTRLVSLCFVAWLIPIFLIMIIFILNVGTPLCGTLIMHVYCSNRAILSLACVPTPINDIYSMCTVYSVSTSSFLVIALSYVKILHTCLIKKDKNSQSKAIQTCTSHLTIYIIFEISLLIIPMTYRLEEISPNAKKFCALLTFIMPPTVNPIIYGISMKDIRTNIVKLFKYNVLPK, encoded by the coding sequence ATGGAAAATGTGTCGTATGTACCTTTGAAGCAGCCCATCGTTTTCACAGTGGAAGGCTTCATCATAACCAGGCAGCAGGGGTACCCCCTGTTTGTAGCCTGTCTCATCGTATACGCCATGATGCTGCTGGGAAACATCACCGTGGTTGCAGTGATCGCCGTGGATGCCAAACTCCACAAGCCCATGTACATGATGATGTGCAACCTGGCAGCATGTGATCTGCTCGGGGGCACGACGGTCATGGCCCAGCTGATGCCACACTTCTTAACAGGGGACAACACCATAGGCTACGTGGCGGCAATAGTCCAGGCCttctgtgtacacacatacagcttGGCCGTCACCACCATTCTGACGGCCATGGCATACGACCGCTATGTGGCCATCTGCCAGCCACTGCACTACCACACCATCATGACCACCACAAGGCTGGTTTCACTGTGTTTTGTCGCCTGGCTCATTCCAATTTTCCTGATCATGATCATCTTCATTCTGAACGTGGGAACACCACTGTGTGGGACGTTAATCATGCATGTCTACTGCAGTAATCGCGCTATTCTCAGTCTGGCATGcgtccccacccccatcaacgacatatacagtatgtgtacgGTTTATTCCGTAAGTACGAGCAGCTTCTTAGTCATTGCCTTATCCTATGTGAAGATCCTCCACACGTGCCTcatcaaaaaagacaaaaacagtcAGAGCAAGGCCATACAGACGTGCACCTCCCATCTCACCATTTATATCATCTTCGAGATCTCTTTGCTCATCATTCCCATGACCTACAGGCTGGAAGAAATTAGCCCCAACGCCAAGAAGTTCTGCGCTCTTCTTACTTTCATCATGCCCCCCACAGTCAACCCAATCATCTATGGTATCTCCATGAAAGATATTCGCACAAATATTGTGAAgcttttcaaatacaatgtcTTGCCGAAGTAG
- the LOC118236458 gene encoding olfactory receptor 52K2-like → MENVSYVPLKQPIVFTLEGFIITRQQGYPLFVVSLIMYAVMLLGNITVVTVIAANTKLHKPMYVMMCNLAACDLLGGTVVLTQLMSHFLTGDKNIGYAAAIFQVFSVHTYGLAVTTILSAMAYDRYVAICQPLHYHAIMTTRRLVSLCFLAWFIVFCLVAGLLILNVQTPLCRTLIMHVYCSHQSILSLACIPNPISSTYTLCAFWFIRTGCFLIIAFSYLKILQACVIKQEKNSRGKAIQTCASHLTIYILFEISSFIIVVTYSFQEISSNAKKFCAILFIIVPPMVNPIIYGVAMKDIRRNIVKFFKSAALPK, encoded by the coding sequence ATGGAAAATGTGTCGTATGTACCTTTGAAGCAGCCCATCGTGTTCACATTGGAAGGCTTCATCATAACCAGGCAGCAGGGGTACCCCCTGTTTGTGGTCTCCCTCATCATGTACGCCGTGATGCTGCTGGGAAACATCACCGTGGTTACGGTGATCGCCGCGAACACCAAGCTTCACAAGCCCATGTACGTGATGATGTGCAACCTGGCAGCGTGTGACCTATTGGGGGGCACTGTAGTCCTGACCCAGCTGATGTCACACTTTTTGACAGGGGACAAGAACATCGGCTATGCTGCGGCCATTTTCCAGGTCTTCAGTGTGCACACGTACGGTTTGGCCGTCACCACCATCCTGTCCGCCATGGCGTATGACCGCTATGTGGCCATCTGCCAGCCGCTGCACTACCACGCCATCATGACCACTAGGAGGCTGGTTTCACTGTGTTTCCTGGCCTGGTTCATCGTGTTCTGTTTGGTAGCAGGCCTCCTCATTCTGAATGTGCAAACGCCGCTGTGTAGGACATTAATCATGCACGTCTACTGCAGCCATCAATCTATCCTGAGTCTGGCCTGCATCCCCAACCCCATCAGCAGCACCTATACTTTGTGTGCATTTTGGTTCATAAGAACAGGCTGCTTCCTAATCATTGCTTTTTCCTATCTGAAGATCCTCCAAGCATGTGTCATCAAACAGGAGAAGAACAGTCGGGGCAAGGCCATACAGACGTGCGCCTCCCATCTCACCATTTATATCCTCTTTGAGATCTCTAGCTTCATCATTGTCGTGACCTACAGTTTCCAAGAGATTAGCTCCAATGCCAAAAAGTTCTGCGCCATTCTGTTTATTATTGTGCCCCCCATGGTCAACCCGATTATTTATGGTGTGGCCATGAAAGATATTCGCAGAAACATTGTGAAGTTTTTCAAATCCGCTGCCTTGCCGAAATAG
- the LOC118236587 gene encoding olfactory receptor 52K1-like yields MAESGFEVWSQALMAEMENVSYVPLKQPIVFTVEGFIITRQQGYPLFVACLIVYAVMLLGNITVITVIAVDAKLHKPMYVMMCNLAVCDLLGGTTVMAQLMPHFLTGNNTIGYTAAIFQAFCVHTYSLAVATILTAMAYDRYVAICQPLHYHSIMTTRRLVSLCCLAWFIVFLLIGILLILNVQMPLCGTLVKHVYCSDQSILRLACIPTPINNIYGLCVVWSLSTSCFLVIAFSYVKIIQTCVINQEKDSRSKAIQTCASHLTIYILFEISVLIISVTYSLKDISPNTRKFCAILFIIVPPTVNPIIYGIAMKDIRTYIVKFFKSTVSPK; encoded by the exons ATGGCTGAGTCTGGATTCGA gGTCTGGTCTCAGGCACTGATGGCTGAGATGGAAAATGTGTCGTATGTACCTTTGAAGCAGCCCATCGTGTTCACAGTGGAAGGCTTCATCATAACCAGGCAGCAGGGATACCCCCTGTTTGTAGCCTGTCTCATCGTATACGCCGTGATGCTGCTGGGAAACATCACTGTGATTACGGTGATCGCCGTGGATGCCAAACTCCACAAGCCCATGTACGTGATGATGTGCAACTTGGCAGTATGCGATCTACTCGGGGGCACGACAGTCATGGCCCAGCTGATGCCACACTTCTTAACAGGGAACAACACCATCGGTTACACAGCGGCCATTTTCCAGGCcttctgtgtgcacacatacagctTGGCCGTCGCCACCATTCTGACGGCCATGGCGTACGACCGCTATGTGGCCATCTGCCAGCCGCTGCACTACCACTCCATCATGACCACTAGGAGGCTGGTTTCACTGTGTTGTCTTGCCTGGTTCATCGTGTTCTTACTGATTGGGATTCTCCTCATTCTGAATGTGCAAATGCCACTGTGTGGGACGTTAGTCAAGCATGTCTACTGCAGCGATCAATCCATTCTGAGGCTGGCGTGCATCCCAACCCCCATCAACAACATCTACGGTTTGTGTGTAGTTTGGTCCTTAAGTACGAGCTGCTTCTTAGTCATTGCCTTTTCCTATGTGAAGATCATCCAAACATGCGTCATCAATCAGGAGAAAGACAGTCGAAGCAAGGCCATACAGACATGTGCCTCCCATCTCACCATTTATATCCTCTTCGAGATCTCCGTGCTCATCATTAGCGTGACTTACAGTTTGAAAGACATCAGCCCCAACACCAGGAAATTTTGCGCCATTCTGTTTATTATTGTGCCCCCCACGGTAAACCCAATCATCTATGGCATCGCCATGAAAGATATTCGAACATACATTGTTAAGTTCTTCAAATCCACTGTTTCACCGAAATAG
- the LOC118235215 gene encoding olfactory receptor 52K2-like, whose product MAEMENVSYVPLKQPIVFIVEGFIITRQQGYPLFVACLIVYAMMLLGNITMVTVIATDAKLHKPMYMMMCNLAVCDLLGGTTVMAQLMSHFLTGDKTIGYVAAIVQAFCVHTYGLAVATILSTMAYDRYVAICQPLHYHAIMTTTRLVSLCFLAWFIAVCIVVILLILNVGTPLCGTLIIHVYCSNGAILRLACIPTPIHNIYDLCSLWSLRIGCFLVIAFSYLKILKACIIKQEKNSRSKAIQTCTSHLTIYVLFEISGLIIILTYRLQEISPNTKKFCTIFIFIVPPIINPIIYGIATKDIRTNIVQFFKSTVSTKIG is encoded by the coding sequence ATGGCAGAGATGGAAAATGTGTCGTATGTACCTTTGAAGCAGCCCATCGTGTTCATAGTAGAAGGTTTCATCATAACCAGGCAGCAGGGGTACCCCTTGTTTGTAGCCTGTCTCATCGTATACGCCATGATGCTGCTGGGAAACATCACCATGGTTACAGTGATAGCCACGGATGCCAAGCTCCACAAGCCCATGTACATGATGATGTGCAACCTGGCAGTGTGCGATCTGCTCGGGGGCACGACGGTCATGGCCCAGCTGATGTCACACTTCCTAACAGGGGATAAAACCATCGGCTACGTGGCAGCAATAGTCCAGGCCTTCTGTGTTCACACGTACGGCTTGGCTGTTGCCACCATTCTATCCACCATGGCATACGACCGCTACGTTGCCATCTGCCAGCCGCTGCACTACCATGCCATCATGACCACTACGAGGCtggtttcactgtgttttcTGGCCTGGTTCATCGCAGTCTGCATAGTCGTGATCCTCCTCATTCTGAACGTGGGAACTCCATTGTGTGGGACATTAATCATACACGTCTACTGCAGTAATGGAGCCATTCTGAGGCTGGCATGCATACCCACCCCCATCCACAACATCTACGATTTGTGTTCACTTTGGTCCTTAAGAATAGGCTGCTTCTTAGTCATTGCATTTTCCTATCTGAAGATCCTCAAAGCGTGCATCAtcaaacaggagaaaaacagtCGGAGCAAGGCCATACAGACGTGCACCTCCCACCTCACCATTTATGTCCTCTTTGAGATCTCCGGTTTAATCATCATCTTGACCTACAGGCTGCAAGAGATCAGCCCCAACACCAAGAAGTTCtgcaccatttttattttcatcgtGCCCCCCATCATCAACCCAATCATCTATGGCATCGCCACGAAAGATATTCGCACAAATATTGTTCAGTTTTTCAAATCCACTGTCTCAACAAAAATAGGGTAA
- the LOC118236588 gene encoding olfactory receptor 52K1-like, which translates to MQVLDSAKDALMAEMENVSYVPLKQPIVFIVEGFILTRQQGYPLFVACLIVYAMMLLGNITVVTVIATDAKLHKPMYMMMCNLAVCDLLGGTTVMAQLMPQFLTGDKTIGYVAAIVQAFCVHTYGSAITTILSAMAYDRYIAICQPLQYHTIMTTTRLVSLCFLAWFIAVCLVVILLILNVRTPLCGTLIMHVYCSNGAILRLACIPTPINNIYDLCSLWSLRIGCFLVIAFSYLKILKVCIIKQEKNSRSKAIQTCTSHLTIYVLFEISGLIIFLTYKLQEISPNTKKFCTIFIFIVPPIINPIIYGIATKDIRTNIVQFFKSTVSTKIG; encoded by the exons ATGCAGGTGTTGGACTCTGCCAAGGAT GCACTGATGGCAGAGATGGAAAATGTGTCGTATGTACCTTTGAAGCAGCCCATAGTGTTCATAGTAGAAGGTTTCATCCTAACCAGGCAGCAGGGGTACCCCTTGTTTGTAGCCTGTCTCATCGTATACGCCATGATGCTGCTGGGAAACATCACCGTGGTTACAGTGATAGCCACGGATGCCAAGCTCCACAAGCCCATGTACATGATGATGTGCAACCTGGCAGTGTGCGATCTGCTCGGGGGCACGACAGTCATGGCCCAGCTGATGCCACAGTTCCTGACAGGAGACAAGACCATCGGCTATGTGGCGGCAATAGTCCAGGCcttctgtgtgcacacgtatgGCTCAGCCATTACCACTATTCTATCGGCCATGGCATACGACCGCTACATTGCCATCTGCCAGCCGCTGCAATACCACACCATCATGACAACTACGAGGCtggtttcactgtgttttcTGGCCTGGTTCATCGCAGTCTGCTTAGTCGTGATCCTCCTCATTCTGAACGTGAGAACTCCATTGTGTGGGACATTAATCATGCACGTCTACTGCAGTAATGGAGCCATTCTGAGGCTGGCATGCATACCCACCCCCATCAACAACATCTACGATTTGTGTTCACTTTGGTCCTTAAGAATAGGCTGCTTCTTAGTCATTGCATTTTCCTATCTGAAGATCCTCAAAGTGTGCATCAtcaaacaggagaaaaacagtCGGAGCAAGGCCATACAGACGTGCACCTCCCACCTCACCATTTATGTCCTCTTTGAGATCTCCGGTTTAATCATCTTCTTGACCTACAAGCTGCAAGAGATCAGCCCCAACACCAAGAAGTTCtgcaccatttttattttcatcgtGCCCCCCATCATCAACCCAATCATCTATGGCATCGCCACGAAAGATATTCGCACAAATATTGTTCAGTTTTTCAAATCCACTGTCTCAACAAAAATAGGGTAA